One region of Mus musculus strain C57BL/6J chromosome 15, GRCm38.p6 C57BL/6J genomic DNA includes:
- the Gsdmd gene encoding gasdermin-D isoform X1: MPSAFEKVVKNVIKEVSGSRGDLIPVDSLRNSTSFRPYCLLNRKFSSSRFWKPRYSCVNLSIKDILEPSAPEPEPECFGSFKVSDVVDGNIQGRVMLSGMGEGKISGGAAVSDSSSASMNVCILRVTQKTWETMQHERHLQQPENKILQQLRSRGDDLFVVTEVLQTKEEVQITEVHSQEGSGQFTLPGALCLKGEGKGHQSRKKMVTIPAGSILAFRVAQLLIGSKWDILLVSDEKQRTFEPSSGDRKAVGQRHHGLNVLAALCSIGKQLSLLSDGIDEEELIEAADFQGLYAEVKACSSELESLEMELRQQILVNIGKILQDQPSMEALEASLGQGLCSGGQVEPLDGPAGCILECLVLDSGELVPELAAPIFYLLGALAAQISPQC, encoded by the exons ATGCCATCGGCCTTTGAGAAAGTGGTCAAGAATGTGATCAAGGAGGTAAGCGGCAGCAGAGGCGATCTCATTCCGGTGGACAGCCTGCGGAACTCCACCAGCTTCAGGCCCTACTGCCTTCTGAACAGGAAATTTTCAAGCTCAAGGTTCTGGAAACCCCGTTATTCATGTGTCAACCTGTCAATCAAGGACATCCTGGAGCCCAGTGCTCCAGAACCAG AACCGGAGTGTTTTGGCTCCTTCAAAGTCTCTGATGTCGTCGATGGGAACATTCAGGGCAGAGTGATGTTGTCAGGCATGGGAGAAGGGAAAATTTCTGGTGGGGCTGCAGTGTCTGACAGTTCCAGTGCCTCCATGAATGTGTGTATACTGCGTGTGACTCAGAAGACCTGGGAGACCATGCAGCATGAAAG GCACCTTCAGCAGCCTGAGAACAAAATCCTGCAACAGCTTCGGAGTCGTGGGGATGACCTGTTTGTGGTGACCGAGGTGCTGCAGACAAAGGAGGAAGTGCAGATCACTGAGGTCCACAGCCAAGAGGGCTCAGGCCAGTTTACGCTGCCTGGAGCTTTATGCTTGAAG GGTGAAGGCAAGGGCCACCAAAGCCGGAAGAAGATGGTGACCATTCCTGCAGGCAGCATCCTGGCATTCCGAGTGGCCCAACTGCTTATTGGCTCTAAATGGG ATATCCTTCTCGTCTCAGATGAGAAACAGAGGACCTTTGAGCCCTCCTCAG GTGACAGAAAAGCAGTGGGCCAGAGGCACCATGGCCTCAATGTGCTTGCTGCGCTTTGTTCCATCGGAAAGCAGCTCAGTCTCCTGTCAG ATGGGATTGATGAGGAGGAATTAATTGAGGCGGCAGACTTCCAGGGCCTGTATGCTGAGGTGAAGGCTTGCTCCTCAGAACTGGAGAGCTTGGAAATGGAGTTGAGACAACAGATACTGGTGAACATCGGAAAGATTTTACAGGACCAGCCCAGCATGGAAGCCTTAGAGGCCTCA CTAGGGCAGGGCCTGTGCAGTGGCGGCCAGGTGGAGCCTCTGGACGGCCCAGCTGGCTGCATCCTTGAGTGTCTGGTGCTTGACTCTGGAGAACTGGTGCCGGAACTCGCAGCCCCTATCTTCTACCTGCTGGGAGCACTGGCTG CCCAGatctctccccagtgctga
- the Zc3h3 gene encoding zinc finger CCCH domain-containing protein 3 isoform X2: MEEKEQLRRQIRLLQGLIDDYKTLHGNGPALGNSSATRWQPPMFPGGRTFGARYSRPSRRGFSSHHGPSWRKKYSLVNQPVESSDPASDPAFQTSLRSEDSQHPEPQQYVLERQVQLSPDQNMVIKIKPPSKSGAINASGVQRGSLEGCDDPSWSGQRPQGSEVEVPGGQLQPARPGRTKVGYSVDDPLLVCQKEPGKPRVVKSVGRVSDSSPEHRRTVSENEVALRVHFPSVLPHHTAVALGRKVGPHSTSYSEQFIGDQRANTGHSDQPASLGPVVASVRPATARQVREASLLVSCRTSKFRKNNYKWVAASEKSPRVARRALSPRTTLESGNKATLGTVGKTEKPQPKVDPEVRPEKLATPSKPGLSPSKYKWKASSPSASSSSSFRWQSEAGSKDHTSQLSPVPSRPTSGDRPAGGPSSLKPLFGESQLSAYKVKSRTKIIRRRGNTSIPGDKKNSPTTATTSKNHLTQRRRQALRGKNSPVLRKTPHKGLMQVNRHRLCCLPSSRTHLSTKEASSVHMGIPPSNKVIKTRYRIVKKTPSSSFGAPSFPSSLPSWRARRIPLSRYCG; the protein is encoded by the exons ATGGAGGAAAAGGAGCAGCTGCGGCGGCAGATACGCCTCCTGCAGG GTCTAATTGATGACTATAAAACACTCCACGGCAATGGCCCTGCCCTGGGCAACTCATCAGCTACTCGGTGGCAGCCACCCATGTTCCCGGGTGGCAGGACCTTTGGCGCCCGCTACTCCCGTCCAAGTCGGAGGGGCTTCTCCTCACACCATGGCCCTTCGTGGCGCAAGAAATACTCCCTTGTGAATCAGCCTGTGGAATCTTCTGACCCAGCCAGCGATCCTGCTTTTCAGACATCCCTCAGGTCTGAGGATAGCCAGCATCCTGAACCCCAGCAGTATGTACTGGAGAGACAGGTCCAGCTCAGTCCAGATCAGAATATGGTTATTAAGATCAAGCCACCATCAAAGTCAGGTGCCATCAATGCTTCAGGGGTCCAGCGGGGGTCCTTGGAAGGCTGTGATGACCCCTCTTGGAGTGGCCAAAGACCCCAAGGAAGTGAGGTTGAGGTCCCTGGTGGACAACTGCAGCCTGCAAGGCCAGGAAGAACCAAGGTGGGTTACAGTGTGGACGACCCCCTCTTGGTCTGCCAGAAGGAGCCTGGCAAGCCTCGGGTAGTGAAGTCTGTGGGCAGGGTGAGTGACAGCTCTCCCGAGCATCGGCGGACAGTCAGTGAAAATGAAGTGGCCCTCAGGGTACACTTCCCATCTGTCCTGCCCCATCACACTGCTGTGGCTCTGGGCAGGAAGGTAGGCCCTCATTCTACCAGCTATTCTGAACAGTTCATTGGAGACCAAAGAGCAAACACTGGCCACTCAGACCAGCCAGCTTCCTTGGGGCCAGTGGTGGCTTCAGTCAGACCAGCAACAGCCAGGCAGGTCAGGGAGGCCTCACTGCTCGTGTCCTGTCGAACCAGCAAGTTTCGGAAAAACAACTACAAATGGGTAGCTGCCTCAGAAAAGAGCCCACGGGTCGCTCGGAGAGCCCTCAGTCCCAGAACAACTCTGGAGAGCGGGAACAAGGCCACTTTGGGTACAGTTGGAAAGACAGAGAAGCCACAGCCTAAAGTTGACCCAGAGGTGAGGCCGGAGAAACTGGCCACACCATCCAAGCCTGGCCTCTCTCCCAGCAAGTACAAGTGGAAGGCTTCCAGCCCgtctgcttcctcctcttcctctttccgtTGGCAGTCTGAGGCTGGCAGCAAGGACCATACTTCTCAGCTCTCCCCAGTCCCATCTAGGCCCACATCAGGGGACAGACCAGCAGGGGGACCCAGCAGCTTGAAGCCCCTCTTTGGAGAGTCACAGCTCTCAGCTTACAAAGTGAAGAGCCGGACCAAGATTATCCGGAGGCGGGGCAATACCAG CATTCCTGGGGACAAGAAGAACAGCCCTACAACTGCCACCACCAGCAAAAACCATCTTACCCAGCGACGGAGACAGGCCCTCCGGGGGAAGAATAGCCCGGTTCTAAGGAAGACTCCCCACAAGGGTCTGATGCAGGTCAACAGGCACCGGCTCTGCTGCCTGCCGTCCAGCCGGACCCACCTCTCCACCAAGGAAG
- the Gsdmd gene encoding gasdermin-D isoform X2, whose amino-acid sequence MCQPVNQGHPGAQCSRTRHLQQPENKILQQLRSRGDDLFVVTEVLQTKEEVQITEVHSQEGSGQFTLPGALCLKGEGKGHQSRKKMVTIPAGSILAFRVAQLLIGSKWDILLVSDEKQRTFEPSSGDRKAVGQRHHGLNVLAALCSIGKQLSLLSDGIDEEELIEAADFQGLYAEVKACSSELESLEMELRQQILVNIGKILQDQPSMEALEASLGQGLCSGGQVEPLDGPAGCILECLVLDSGELVPELAAPIFYLLGALAVLSETQQQLLAKALETTVLSKQLELVKHVLEQSTPWQEQSSVSLPTVLLGDCWDEKNPTWVLLEECGLRLQVESPQVHWEPTSLIPTSALYASLFLLSSLGQKPC is encoded by the exons ATGTGTCAACCTGTCAATCAAGGACATCCTGGAGCCCAGTGCTCCAGAACCAG GCACCTTCAGCAGCCTGAGAACAAAATCCTGCAACAGCTTCGGAGTCGTGGGGATGACCTGTTTGTGGTGACCGAGGTGCTGCAGACAAAGGAGGAAGTGCAGATCACTGAGGTCCACAGCCAAGAGGGCTCAGGCCAGTTTACGCTGCCTGGAGCTTTATGCTTGAAG GGTGAAGGCAAGGGCCACCAAAGCCGGAAGAAGATGGTGACCATTCCTGCAGGCAGCATCCTGGCATTCCGAGTGGCCCAACTGCTTATTGGCTCTAAATGGG ATATCCTTCTCGTCTCAGATGAGAAACAGAGGACCTTTGAGCCCTCCTCAG GTGACAGAAAAGCAGTGGGCCAGAGGCACCATGGCCTCAATGTGCTTGCTGCGCTTTGTTCCATCGGAAAGCAGCTCAGTCTCCTGTCAG ATGGGATTGATGAGGAGGAATTAATTGAGGCGGCAGACTTCCAGGGCCTGTATGCTGAGGTGAAGGCTTGCTCCTCAGAACTGGAGAGCTTGGAAATGGAGTTGAGACAACAGATACTGGTGAACATCGGAAAGATTTTACAGGACCAGCCCAGCATGGAAGCCTTAGAGGCCTCA CTAGGGCAGGGCCTGTGCAGTGGCGGCCAGGTGGAGCCTCTGGACGGCCCAGCTGGCTGCATCCTTGAGTGTCTGGTGCTTGACTCTGGAGAACTGGTGCCGGAACTCGCAGCCCCTATCTTCTACCTGCTGGGAGCACTGGCTG tgctgagtgAAACCCAGCAGCAGCTGCTAGCTAAGGCTCTGGAGACAACGGTGCTGTCAAAGCAGCTGGAGTTG GTGAAGCACGTCTTGGAACAGAGCACCCCGTGGCAGGAGCAGAGTTCTGTGTCCCTGCCCACCGTGCTCCTTGGGGACTGCTGGGATGAAAAGAATCCCACCTGGGTCTTGCTAGAAGAATGTGGCCTAAGGCTGCAGGTAGAATCCCCCCAGGTGCACTGGGAACCAACGTCTCTGATCCCCACAAGTGCGCTCTATGCCTCCCTGTTCCTATTGTCAAGTCTAGGCCAGAAACCTTGTTAG
- the Gsdmd gene encoding gasdermin-D encodes MPSAFEKVVKNVIKEVSGSRGDLIPVDSLRNSTSFRPYCLLNRKFSSSRFWKPRYSCVNLSIKDILEPSAPEPEPECFGSFKVSDVVDGNIQGRVMLSGMGEGKISGGAAVSDSSSASMNVCILRVTQKTWETMQHERHLQQPENKILQQLRSRGDDLFVVTEVLQTKEEVQITEVHSQEGSGQFTLPGALCLKGEGKGHQSRKKMVTIPAGSILAFRVAQLLIGSKWDILLVSDEKQRTFEPSSGDRKAVGQRHHGLNVLAALCSIGKQLSLLSDGIDEEELIEAADFQGLYAEVKACSSELESLEMELRQQILVNIGKILQDQPSMEALEASLGQGLCSGGQVEPLDGPAGCILECLVLDSGELVPELAAPIFYLLGALAVLSETQQQLLAKALETTVLSKQLELVKHVLEQSTPWQEQSSVSLPTVLLGDCWDEKNPTWVLLEECGLRLQVESPQVHWEPTSLIPTSALYASLFLLSSLGQKPC; translated from the exons ATGCCATCGGCCTTTGAGAAAGTGGTCAAGAATGTGATCAAGGAGGTAAGCGGCAGCAGAGGCGATCTCATTCCGGTGGACAGCCTGCGGAACTCCACCAGCTTCAGGCCCTACTGCCTTCTGAACAGGAAATTTTCAAGCTCAAGGTTCTGGAAACCCCGTTATTCATGTGTCAACCTGTCAATCAAGGACATCCTGGAGCCCAGTGCTCCAGAACCAG AACCGGAGTGTTTTGGCTCCTTCAAAGTCTCTGATGTCGTCGATGGGAACATTCAGGGCAGAGTGATGTTGTCAGGCATGGGAGAAGGGAAAATTTCTGGTGGGGCTGCAGTGTCTGACAGTTCCAGTGCCTCCATGAATGTGTGTATACTGCGTGTGACTCAGAAGACCTGGGAGACCATGCAGCATGAAAG GCACCTTCAGCAGCCTGAGAACAAAATCCTGCAACAGCTTCGGAGTCGTGGGGATGACCTGTTTGTGGTGACCGAGGTGCTGCAGACAAAGGAGGAAGTGCAGATCACTGAGGTCCACAGCCAAGAGGGCTCAGGCCAGTTTACGCTGCCTGGAGCTTTATGCTTGAAG GGTGAAGGCAAGGGCCACCAAAGCCGGAAGAAGATGGTGACCATTCCTGCAGGCAGCATCCTGGCATTCCGAGTGGCCCAACTGCTTATTGGCTCTAAATGGG ATATCCTTCTCGTCTCAGATGAGAAACAGAGGACCTTTGAGCCCTCCTCAG GTGACAGAAAAGCAGTGGGCCAGAGGCACCATGGCCTCAATGTGCTTGCTGCGCTTTGTTCCATCGGAAAGCAGCTCAGTCTCCTGTCAG ATGGGATTGATGAGGAGGAATTAATTGAGGCGGCAGACTTCCAGGGCCTGTATGCTGAGGTGAAGGCTTGCTCCTCAGAACTGGAGAGCTTGGAAATGGAGTTGAGACAACAGATACTGGTGAACATCGGAAAGATTTTACAGGACCAGCCCAGCATGGAAGCCTTAGAGGCCTCA CTAGGGCAGGGCCTGTGCAGTGGCGGCCAGGTGGAGCCTCTGGACGGCCCAGCTGGCTGCATCCTTGAGTGTCTGGTGCTTGACTCTGGAGAACTGGTGCCGGAACTCGCAGCCCCTATCTTCTACCTGCTGGGAGCACTGGCTG tgctgagtgAAACCCAGCAGCAGCTGCTAGCTAAGGCTCTGGAGACAACGGTGCTGTCAAAGCAGCTGGAGTTG GTGAAGCACGTCTTGGAACAGAGCACCCCGTGGCAGGAGCAGAGTTCTGTGTCCCTGCCCACCGTGCTCCTTGGGGACTGCTGGGATGAAAAGAATCCCACCTGGGTCTTGCTAGAAGAATGTGGCCTAAGGCTGCAGGTAGAATCCCCCCAGGTGCACTGGGAACCAACGTCTCTGATCCCCACAAGTGCGCTCTATGCCTCCCTGTTCCTATTGTCAAGTCTAGGCCAGAAACCTTGTTAG